A portion of the Lysinibacillus timonensis genome contains these proteins:
- a CDS encoding PhoH family protein: MSEQMSVLQVENPNEAVMLLGMRDANIKLIEETFNVQIITRGEVIQVSGEEEPKKHVTELLHALLKVIRKGINIDLRDVATAIEMVSKGTIEYFAELYEEEIARNNKGIPIRAKTIGQREYIKAIRHRDLVFGIGPAGTGKTYLAVVMATQALKNGHVKRIILTRPAVEAGESLGFLPGDLKEKVDPYLRPLYDALHDIYGAEQTQRLIERGTIEIAPLAYMRGRTLDDAFVILDEAQNTTHAQMKMFLTRLGFGSKMVITGDKSQIDLPKNTESGLIVAERTLKYVKDIHFQTLEAGDVVRHPLVAKIIHAYTEQEL; this comes from the coding sequence ATGTCAGAACAAATGTCGGTACTACAAGTTGAGAATCCAAATGAAGCTGTTATGTTACTTGGAATGAGAGATGCAAATATCAAGTTGATAGAGGAAACTTTTAATGTTCAAATCATTACTCGTGGCGAGGTAATCCAAGTAAGTGGAGAAGAAGAACCGAAAAAGCATGTGACAGAACTTCTTCATGCACTTCTTAAAGTAATTAGAAAAGGTATTAATATCGATTTACGTGATGTTGCAACCGCTATAGAAATGGTTAGTAAAGGGACGATTGAGTATTTTGCAGAATTATATGAGGAAGAAATTGCACGTAACAATAAAGGTATACCGATCCGAGCGAAAACGATTGGGCAGCGCGAATACATAAAAGCCATTCGCCACCGTGATCTAGTTTTCGGTATCGGACCTGCAGGTACGGGTAAAACCTATTTAGCTGTTGTAATGGCTACTCAAGCGCTAAAGAATGGACATGTAAAACGTATTATATTAACACGTCCTGCTGTTGAAGCTGGAGAATCATTAGGATTCTTACCAGGAGATTTAAAGGAAAAGGTAGACCCTTATTTGCGACCTCTGTATGACGCTTTACATGATATATATGGTGCGGAACAAACACAACGATTAATCGAGCGTGGAACGATTGAAATCGCACCTCTTGCATATATGCGCGGTCGCACACTTGATGATGCATTTGTTATTTTAGATGAAGCGCAAAACACGACCCATGCTCAAATGAAAATGTTTTTAACTCGTTTAGGTTTTGGGTCTAAGATGGTGATTACTGGCGATAAATCACAAATAGATTTACCTAAAAATACTGAATCGGGTTTAATTGTAGCAGAACGTACTTTAAAATACGTTAAAGATATTCATTTTCAAACGTTAGAAGCAGGGGATGTTGTACGTCATCCGCTAGTTGCAAAAATAATTCATGCATATACTGAACAAGAACTGTAA
- the era gene encoding GTPase Era, with translation MQQEKQSYKSGFISIIGRPNVGKSTFLNRVIGQKIAIMSDKPQTTRNKIQGVLTRDESQMIFIDTPGIHKPKHKLGEFMFKVTKNTLREVDLVMFMVNAEQELGKGDEFILEMLEGNSTPVFLVVNKIDKVHPDQLAAFISSYKEKFPFKEIIPISALEGNNVDQLLVTIEKYLPEGPQYYPADQVTDHPERFIISELIREKILHLTREEIPHSIAVVIDKIKRDDENENMIRVQATIMVERDSQKGIVIGKRGAILKEVGTLARKDIEMLLGSKVFLELWVKVQKDWRNKQTHLRDFGYREDEY, from the coding sequence ATGCAGCAGGAAAAACAAAGCTATAAGTCAGGATTTATATCAATTATCGGAAGACCTAATGTAGGAAAATCAACGTTTTTAAACAGAGTTATTGGTCAAAAAATTGCAATCATGTCCGATAAACCACAAACAACTCGTAATAAAATTCAGGGTGTATTAACACGAGATGAAAGCCAAATGATATTTATTGATACGCCAGGTATCCACAAACCAAAACATAAACTAGGTGAGTTTATGTTTAAAGTGACAAAAAATACATTACGTGAAGTTGATTTAGTTATGTTCATGGTGAATGCTGAACAAGAACTAGGCAAAGGCGATGAGTTTATTTTAGAGATGTTAGAAGGGAATTCAACACCAGTGTTCCTAGTGGTCAATAAAATAGATAAAGTGCATCCAGATCAATTAGCTGCTTTCATCAGCTCATACAAGGAGAAATTCCCGTTCAAAGAAATAATTCCAATTTCTGCTCTTGAAGGCAATAATGTAGATCAATTATTAGTGACTATTGAGAAATATTTACCAGAAGGCCCTCAATATTATCCAGCTGATCAAGTGACGGATCATCCTGAACGTTTTATCATTTCTGAGTTAATTCGTGAGAAAATTCTTCATCTAACTCGCGAGGAAATACCCCATTCAATAGCTGTAGTCATTGACAAAATTAAACGTGATGATGAAAATGAAAACATGATCCGCGTTCAAGCAACTATCATGGTAGAGCGTGATTCACAAAAAGGGATTGTTATTGGGAAACGGGGAGCAATTCTAAAAGAAGTTGGAACACTTGCGAGAAAAGATATTGAAATGCTTCTAGGCTCAAAAGTGTTCTTAGAGTTATGGGTAAAAGTACAAAAAGATTGGCGTAATAAACAAACTCATTTACGTGATTTCGGTTATCGTGAAGATGAGTACTAA
- a CDS encoding diacylglycerol kinase family protein has translation MDLIKLFKSFGYAIQGIITSLKQQNMRIHFASGMIVILLGLITGLTTTEWLIIILTIALIIGAEMINSAIESVVDLASPNIHPLAKQAKDIAAGAVLIFALVSVIIGLLIFIPKWF, from the coding sequence ATGGATTTGATTAAGCTTTTCAAATCATTTGGGTATGCAATTCAAGGTATTATTACGAGTCTAAAACAACAAAATATGCGTATACATTTTGCTAGTGGGATGATTGTTATTTTACTAGGGCTAATTACAGGACTCACTACTACTGAATGGCTTATTATTATATTAACAATCGCCTTAATAATAGGTGCGGAAATGATTAATAGTGCAATAGAAAGCGTTGTAGACTTAGCATCTCCTAACATCCATCCATTGGCGAAACAAGCAAAAGATATTGCAGCTGGTGCAGTACTAATTTTTGCACTTGTAAGTGTAATTATTGGTCTACTCATATTTATTCCTAAATGGTTTTAA
- a CDS encoding cytidine deaminase, protein MSVDMSALINESKEAREKAYVPYSKFPVGAALLSEDGKVYHGCNIENAGYSMTNCAERTAFFKAVSEGVTTFKAIAVVADTDGPCAPCGACRQVMSEFCHPSMPVYLTNLKGDIQQTTVGELIPFAFTPEDLDYAAGKTKL, encoded by the coding sequence ATGTCAGTAGATATGAGTGCTTTAATTAACGAATCAAAAGAAGCTAGAGAGAAAGCATATGTACCATACTCGAAATTTCCAGTTGGTGCTGCTCTTTTAAGTGAAGATGGTAAAGTATACCATGGTTGTAACATAGAAAACGCTGGGTACAGTATGACTAATTGCGCAGAACGGACAGCTTTCTTTAAGGCTGTTTCAGAAGGTGTAACAACATTTAAAGCAATTGCAGTTGTTGCCGATACAGATGGACCGTGTGCTCCTTGTGGTGCATGTCGACAAGTAATGAGTGAATTTTGTCATCCAAGTATGCCAGTTTACTTAACAAACCTTAAAGGAGATATACAACAAACAACAGTTGGCGAACTTATTCCTTTCGCCTTTACACCGGAGGATTTAGATTATGCAGCAGGAAAAACAAAGCTATAA
- the ybeY gene encoding rRNA maturation RNase YbeY — protein MSIHIDFLDETNEVKEEHIELVERLIQHAATVEAIEDGSEVSITFVTNEAIHEINKTYRDKDQPTDVISFALEELGEGEVEIIGEDMPRILGDIIISIDRTKVQAEEYGHSFERELGFLAVHGFLHLLGYDHMTPEDEKVMFGKQNEILTSYGLGRD, from the coding sequence ATGAGTATTCATATCGATTTTTTAGACGAAACAAATGAAGTCAAAGAAGAGCATATCGAATTAGTGGAAAGACTAATTCAACATGCTGCAACAGTTGAGGCAATTGAGGATGGTAGTGAAGTTTCAATTACCTTTGTAACAAACGAGGCTATTCATGAAATTAATAAAACATATCGTGATAAGGATCAACCAACAGATGTTATTTCCTTTGCATTAGAAGAACTCGGTGAAGGAGAAGTTGAAATTATTGGCGAAGATATGCCTCGCATTTTAGGAGATATTATTATTTCAATAGACCGAACAAAAGTTCAGGCTGAAGAATACGGGCATTCATTTGAAAGGGAATTAGGATTCTTAGCTGTACATGGTTTTTTACACTTATTAGGATACGATCATATGACACCAGAAGATGAGAAAGTAATGTTCGGTAAACAAAATGAGATTTTAACTTCATACGGCCTAGGTCGTGATTAA
- a CDS encoding nitronate monooxygenase family protein, translating into MFDKLSLPIIVAPMFLVSSVELVIASSKNGLVGSIPMLNARTEEAAEEMLKQLKEALPTEPWAVNFIAHKTNKRHDYDLALIKKYQPPIVIASLGHPGVVTEAVHSYGGLVFADVATIKHAKKAAEASVDGLILVSAGAGGHAGRLNPFAFLDAVRDFWNGYTVLAGGISHGKDVLAAKIMGADFSYMGTKFIATEESVAFSEYKQMLVNSTIEDVLYTDAISGVHANFLIPSLIQNNLDPNKLTPKESIDFSHMNEVKMWRDIWSAGHGVTTIKSIERVETIVNQLKKEYEEAKIKMISVV; encoded by the coding sequence TTGTTTGATAAATTATCATTACCAATTATTGTTGCACCTATGTTCTTAGTATCAAGTGTAGAATTAGTTATTGCTTCAAGTAAAAATGGGTTAGTTGGTTCAATTCCGATGTTAAATGCAAGAACTGAAGAAGCAGCAGAAGAAATGTTAAAACAATTAAAAGAAGCATTACCTACGGAACCTTGGGCAGTCAATTTTATCGCCCACAAAACAAATAAGCGACACGACTATGATTTGGCGCTTATTAAAAAATATCAACCACCGATAGTTATTGCATCCCTTGGTCATCCTGGCGTTGTTACTGAAGCAGTTCACAGTTATGGTGGATTAGTTTTTGCAGATGTTGCAACAATAAAGCATGCGAAAAAGGCTGCGGAGGCAAGCGTAGATGGTTTAATTTTAGTATCAGCAGGTGCTGGGGGACATGCAGGACGTTTAAACCCATTTGCCTTTTTAGATGCCGTGCGTGATTTCTGGAATGGCTACACAGTATTAGCAGGGGGGATTTCACACGGTAAAGATGTGTTAGCTGCAAAGATTATGGGCGCGGATTTTTCATATATGGGTACAAAGTTTATTGCCACTGAAGAAAGTGTAGCATTTTCAGAATACAAACAAATGCTTGTTAATTCTACCATTGAAGACGTACTTTATACTGATGCAATCAGTGGAGTACATGCAAATTTCCTTATTCCTAGTCTAATACAAAATAATCTAGATCCGAACAAATTAACGCCCAAAGAATCTATTGATTTCTCTCATATGAATGAAGTGAAAATGTGGCGAGATATCTGGTCAGCTGGACATGGTGTGACAACCATAAAGTCAATAGAACGCGTAGAGACAATAGTAAACCAATTGAAGAAGGAATATGAAGAAGCGAAAATCAAAATGATATCAGTTGTTTAA
- a CDS encoding HD family phosphohydrolase produces MHYKSFLNDLNFKGFLVIILLLTGILQFFLMFENVRGVTYDIETFELAPDTIRSVKTVEDTIKTEQDRDEAESAVEPVYYFNEETAEHRVELVTSLFDIVMDLRTDIEAKSSVVEEQGDVGEVKHPLTKQEQVEQLREKLSEITESQSLLNFSDDHLWSLLTVDKSDLQIALNTVQSLVKAKLENPIRKEQLNTARNEVENSLRQNVNIDESILNASIVIARAAIVETEFLDQAKTDEMIKQAREAVEPTRILQGQIIVTEGELVDREVYRQLELLGMLNNHSSLNPIFGLIILILIQMSFLYILFDRSKMEITKKRNAVLVTSIVYSLSIIMMELISLLVDEFDVKIAFLYPTALATMLVRLLSNDKVASLVTILIGTSAGVIFHEGYAAVLQMDIALYIIFGGFASIFFMRSIEKRSDLLKACGVVAIVNMAFIAFYLLMIQTDYGFFELLFYGIAALVSGLLSGALTMGLLPFFESAFGLLSTMRLIELSNPNHPLLKKLLTETPGTYHHSIMVANLAEAACEAIDADGLLARVGCYYHDVGKTRRPAFFIENQMSGINPHDSLAPERSAEIIIAHTTDGAELLRRHKMPKEIIDIALQHHGTSTLKFFLHKAKELGNEIDEELFSYPGPKPQTKEAAVISIADSVEAAVRSMKNPNAEKVRELVKSIIQGRVQENQFDECDISIKELKIIEEVFCETLNGIFHSRIEYPKEG; encoded by the coding sequence ATGCACTATAAGAGCTTCTTAAATGATCTGAATTTCAAAGGATTTTTAGTTATTATCCTTTTACTAACAGGTATACTCCAATTTTTCTTAATGTTTGAAAATGTAAGAGGAGTAACATATGATATTGAAACATTCGAATTAGCACCTGATACCATTCGTTCTGTAAAAACGGTAGAAGATACGATTAAAACAGAACAAGACCGTGATGAGGCAGAAAGTGCTGTGGAACCTGTTTACTACTTTAATGAAGAGACTGCAGAACATAGGGTCGAATTGGTGACATCTTTATTTGACATTGTAATGGACTTGCGTACAGATATTGAAGCGAAAAGTTCGGTTGTTGAGGAGCAAGGTGATGTTGGGGAAGTAAAGCATCCATTGACAAAACAAGAGCAAGTTGAACAACTAAGGGAAAAGTTATCTGAAATAACAGAGAGTCAATCTTTACTAAACTTTTCAGATGACCACTTATGGTCCTTATTAACGGTTGACAAATCTGATTTACAAATCGCGTTGAATACGGTCCAGTCCTTAGTAAAAGCAAAGTTAGAAAACCCGATTCGCAAAGAACAACTTAATACTGCAAGAAATGAAGTAGAAAATAGTCTACGTCAAAATGTGAATATTGACGAGTCAATACTTAATGCGTCAATAGTAATAGCGCGTGCCGCAATTGTTGAGACTGAATTTTTAGATCAGGCAAAAACAGATGAAATGATTAAACAAGCACGCGAAGCTGTAGAACCTACGCGTATTTTACAAGGACAAATCATCGTTACTGAAGGCGAATTAGTAGATCGTGAAGTATATCGTCAGTTAGAACTATTGGGAATGTTAAATAATCATTCATCTTTGAATCCAATTTTTGGACTTATTATACTCATATTAATCCAAATGTCATTTTTATATATTTTATTTGACCGCTCAAAAATGGAGATAACAAAAAAGAGGAACGCTGTGCTGGTAACCTCTATTGTTTATTCTTTGTCTATCATAATGATGGAACTAATAAGTCTACTTGTGGATGAATTTGATGTGAAAATTGCTTTCCTTTATCCAACAGCGTTAGCCACTATGTTAGTTCGTTTATTATCAAACGATAAAGTGGCAAGTTTAGTAACTATATTAATTGGTACATCAGCTGGCGTAATTTTTCATGAAGGTTATGCGGCAGTTTTACAAATGGATATTGCTCTTTACATTATATTTGGTGGATTCGCTAGTATATTCTTTATGCGTAGTATTGAGAAAAGGTCGGATTTACTAAAAGCTTGCGGCGTAGTTGCTATTGTAAATATGGCTTTTATTGCCTTTTACTTATTAATGATTCAAACAGATTACGGATTTTTCGAACTGTTATTTTATGGTATTGCAGCACTAGTTTCGGGCTTATTATCTGGTGCTTTAACAATGGGATTATTACCATTCTTTGAATCAGCATTTGGATTATTGTCGACAATGAGATTGATTGAATTATCTAATCCAAACCATCCATTACTAAAAAAGCTTTTAACAGAAACACCTGGGACTTATCACCACAGTATTATGGTTGCGAATTTAGCAGAAGCTGCATGTGAAGCAATCGACGCTGATGGATTACTTGCTCGTGTTGGATGTTATTATCATGATGTTGGTAAAACGAGACGACCTGCATTCTTTATTGAGAATCAAATGTCAGGTATTAATCCGCATGATTCATTAGCCCCTGAACGGAGTGCGGAAATTATTATTGCCCATACGACGGATGGTGCAGAACTGTTAAGACGACATAAAATGCCAAAAGAAATTATTGATATTGCATTACAGCATCATGGGACAAGTACATTAAAATTCTTCCTGCACAAAGCGAAAGAATTAGGTAATGAGATTGACGAAGAATTATTCTCATATCCAGGACCAAAACCACAGACGAAAGAAGCTGCTGTTATAAGCATTGCAGATAGCGTTGAAGCAGCAGTCAGATCAATGAAAAATCCAAACGCAGAAAAGGTGCGCGAACTGGTAAAGTCAATTATTCAAGGACGTGTGCAAGAAAACCAATTCGACGAATGTGATATTTCAATCAAAGAATTAAAGATTATAGAAGAAGTATTTTGTGAAACATTAAATGGAATATTCCACTCAAGAATTGAATACCCAAAAGAGGGTTAA
- a CDS encoding sporulation protein YqfD, translating into MILDNRPVEIKISKNNRVHPFISSLQQKKVKIKNLVIANNEVRFEVTRKDVKIIRATRKKYQLKLKIRYLQTSRIFQKEMGTLIGLLMLIIIPIISSQFVWKVEVQAETPELRVAVEKVIEEKLTLNSPAFKNYIESDFVIRQTIMEDLRDLSWVHIFKEGSKMTIVPQLAPITNTKGEKGEQLNHLVAAKSGVITHFVLSSGERRVMPNTTVYEGDTLVSGVITVGDKSVAIGAVGEVYADYWLETEFAIPKNVQFISATERKWSINFKINDEKEQVTSFQEVDLPGWLSRFVEIKETQEYITSKQEITEDQIESFILPLLHEKILKSLPPKTIIKKENILHVSFDGDKVKGKVLFLVNENIAKPYPIQNEEQQEEQGESAEQGE; encoded by the coding sequence ATGATTTTAGATAATCGCCCTGTTGAAATAAAAATTAGTAAAAATAATCGTGTACATCCTTTCATCTCTTCACTTCAACAAAAAAAAGTTAAAATAAAAAATTTAGTTATTGCAAATAACGAAGTTCGTTTTGAGGTAACAAGGAAAGATGTAAAGATTATTCGTGCCACGAGAAAAAAATATCAATTAAAATTAAAAATCCGCTACTTACAGACATCAAGAATTTTTCAAAAAGAAATGGGAACGTTAATTGGTTTGTTAATGCTCATTATCATACCTATTATTTCTTCACAATTCGTTTGGAAGGTCGAGGTACAAGCTGAGACACCTGAATTAAGAGTTGCAGTCGAAAAGGTTATTGAGGAGAAATTAACTCTTAATAGTCCAGCCTTTAAAAATTATATAGAATCTGACTTTGTAATAAGGCAAACCATAATGGAGGACTTGAGAGACCTTTCGTGGGTCCATATATTTAAGGAAGGCAGTAAGATGACGATTGTACCACAACTAGCTCCGATTACAAATACAAAAGGTGAAAAGGGTGAACAGTTAAATCATTTAGTTGCTGCTAAAAGCGGTGTTATAACACATTTCGTATTATCAAGCGGAGAACGTCGTGTCATGCCGAATACAACAGTCTACGAAGGTGATACCCTTGTATCAGGGGTTATTACAGTGGGTGATAAATCTGTTGCGATTGGTGCTGTAGGTGAAGTTTATGCGGATTATTGGTTAGAAACGGAGTTTGCAATTCCAAAGAATGTCCAATTTATTTCTGCAACTGAAAGAAAATGGTCCATTAATTTTAAAATTAATGATGAAAAGGAGCAGGTAACATCGTTTCAAGAAGTCGATTTACCCGGGTGGCTTTCAAGATTTGTGGAAATCAAAGAAACTCAAGAGTACATTACTTCAAAGCAAGAAATTACAGAAGACCAAATCGAATCATTTATTTTGCCACTCTTGCACGAAAAAATTTTAAAATCTTTGCCTCCAAAAACAATTATAAAAAAGGAAAACATTTTGCACGTCAGCTTCGATGGTGATAAAGTGAAAGGGAAAGTCCTATTTTTGGTAAATGAAAACATTGCAAAACCATATCCTATCCAAAATGAAGAACAACAGGAAGAACAAGGAGAATCAGCAGAACAAGGAGAATGA